A genome region from Urocitellus parryii isolate mUroPar1 chromosome X, mUroPar1.hap1, whole genome shotgun sequence includes the following:
- the Arhgap4 gene encoding rho GTPase-activating protein 4 isoform X2 produces MAAHGKLRRERGLQAEYEAQVKEMRWQLSEQLRCLELQGELRRELLQELAEFMRRRAEVELEYSRGLDKLAERFASRGGRLGGNSREQQSFRKEPSLLSSLHCWAVLLQQTRQQSRDSAALSEVLAGPLAQRLSHIAEDVGRIVRKSKDLVQQLQDELLEVVSELQTAKKTYQVYHVDSMNAEAKLREAERQEEKRAGRSAPAATTTSTTSEAGPLRKSSLKKGGKLVEKRQAKFLEHKLKCTKARNEYLLSLASVNAAVSNYYLHDVLDLMDCCDTGFHLALGQVLRSYTAAESRTQASQMQGLGSLEEALEALDPSGDKAKVLEVHSMAFCPPLRFDYQPHEGDEVAEIRVEMELRDEILPRAQNIQSRLDRQTIETEEVNKTLKATLQALLEVVASDDGDMLDSFQASPSTESLKSTSSDPGTRQAGRRRGQQQETETFYMTKLQEYLSGRSVLAKLQAKHEKLQEALQRGDKEEREMSWSQYTQRKFQKNRHPRPTSQYNQRLFGGDMEKFIQSSGQPVPLVVESCIRFINLNGLQHEGIFRVSGAQPRISEIRDAFERGEDPLVEGCTAHDLDSVAGVLKLYFRSLEPPLFPPDLFNELLASAELEAVAERVEPVSRLLARLPGPVLVVLRYLFTFLNQDALLEIPVGENEPELEAGTSAQEDDLEGVVEAVACFTYTGRTAQELTFQRGDILRLHARASSDWWRGEHAGVRGLIPHKYITLPEGSEMGTPPEAVDPSGHKRHCLVPTSPERHVEVDKAVAQNMDSVFKELLGKAAVRQGLGPAAPASTSPGPRSPKPLACSRLGRNKGFSRGSGAPASPSASHPQGLDSALKPH; encoded by the exons ATGGCGGCGCACGGGAAGCTTCGGCGGGAACGGGGGCTGCAGGCCGAGTACGAGGCGCAAGTGAAAG AGATGCGCTGGCAGCTGAGCGAGCAGCTGCGCTGCCTGGAGCTGCAGGGCGAGCTGCGGAGAGAGCTGCTGCAGGAACTGGCCGAGTTCATGCGACGGCGCGCCGAGGTGGAGCTGGAGTACTCCCGAGGCCTGGACAAGCTGGCCGAACGCTTTGCCAGCCGTGGAGGCCGCCTGGGGGGCAACAGCCGGGAGCAGCAAAGCTTCCG GAAGGAGCCGTCCCTACTGTCCTCCTTGCATTGCTGGGCTGTGTTGCTGCAGCAAACACGGCAGCAGAGCCGGGACAGTGCGGCCCTCAGCGAAGTGCTGGCCGGGCCTCTGGCTCAGCGTCTGAGTCACATCGCAGAGGATGTGGGGCGCATTGTCAGGAAG AGCAAGGACTTGGTGCAACAGCTGCAGGATGAGTTGCTGGAAGTGGTCTCAGAGCTGCAGACG GCCAAGAAGACGTACCAGGTGTATCATGTAGACAGCATGAATGCCGAGGCGAAGCTCCGGGAAGCTGAGCGGCAAGAGGAGAAGCGGGCAGGCCGGAGTGCCcctgctgccaccaccaccagcaccacctcTGAGGCAGGGCCACTCCGCAAGAGCTCCCTCAAGAAGGGGGGAAAGCTGGTGGAGAAG CGTCAGGCCAAATTCTTGGAACACAAACTCAAGTGCACCAAGGCACGCAATGAGTACCTGCTCAGCCTGGCCAGTGTCAATGCCGCCGTCAGCAACTACTACTTGCATGATGTCTTGGACCTCATGGAT TGCTGTGATACAGGCTTCCACTTGGCCCTGGGACAGGTGCTCCGGAGCTACACAGCTGCAGAGAGCCGCACCCAAGCCTCCCAGATGCAGGGCCTGGGCAGCCTGGAAGAAGCTCTGGAGGCCCTGGATCCTTCAGGGGACAAAGCCAAGGTGCTTGAGGTGCACTCAATGGCTTTCTGTCCCCCACTGCGTTTTGACTACCAGCCACATGAGGGTGATGAG GTGGCTGAGATCCGGGTTGAGATGGAGCTGCGGGACGAGATTCTGCCCAGAGCCCAGAATATCCAGAGTCGTCTGGACCGACAGACCATTGAGACAGAGGAG GTGAACAAGACATTGAAGGCAACGCTGCAGGCTCTGCTAGAGGTGGTAGCATCAGATGATGGGGACATGCTCGATTCTTTCCAGGCTAGTCCTTCCACCGAGTCCCTCAAGTCCACCAGCTCAGACCCAGGCACTCGGCAGGCAGGCCGGAGACGGGGACAGCAACAGGAGACAGAGACCTTCTATATGACG AAGCTCCAGGAATATCTAAGTGGACGGAGTGTCCTTGCCAAGCTTCAGGCCAAGCATGAGAAGCTGCAGGAGGCCTTACAACGAG gtGACAAGGAAGAGCGGGAGATGTCTTG GAGTCaatacacacagagaaaattCCAGAAGAACCGCCACCCCCGTCCTACCTCCCAGTATAACCAGAGACTCTTTGGAGGAGACATGGAGAAGTTTATCCAG agctcaGGCCAGCCTGTTCCCCTGGTGGTAGAGAGCTGTATCCGCTTCATTAACCTCAATG GTCTACAGCATGAGGGCATCTTCCGAGTATCAGGTGCCCAGCCCCGGATCTCAGAGATCCGGGATGCCTTCGAGAGAG gaGAGGACCCTCTGGTAGAAGGCTGCACTGCCCATGACCTGGACTCAGTGGCCGGGGTGCTGAAGCTCTACTTCCGGAGCCTGGAGCCCCCACTCTTCCCCCCAGACCTGTTCAATGAGCTGTTGGCTTCTGCAG AGCTGGAGGCTGTGGCTGAGCGGGTGGAGCCTGTGAGCCGCCTGCTGGCCCGGCTGCCTGGCCCCGTGCTGGTGGTTCTGCGCTACCTTTTCACCTTCCTCAACCA GGATGCCTTGCTGGAGATCCCTGTGGGGGAGAACGAGCCAGAGCTGGAAGCTGGGACCTCAGCTCAAGAGGATG ACCTGGAGGGGGTTGTGGAGGCCGTGGCCTGCTTCACCTACACAGGCCGCACGGCCCAGGAGCTGACCTTTCAGCGAGGGGATATTCTGCGGCTGCATGCACGGGCCTCAAGTGATTGGTGGCGGGGGGAGCATGCTGGCGTGCGGGGACTCATTCCCCACAAGTACATCACGCTGCCTGAGGG GTCAGAGATGGGCACCCCACCTGAGGCTGTGGACCCCTCTGGACACAAACGACACTGCTTGGTCCCAACCTCCCCAGAGCGACATGTGGAGGTGGATAAG GCTGTGGCACAGAACATGGACTCCGTGTTTAAGGAGCTCTTGGGGAAGGCTGCTGTCCGCCAGGGCCTTGGGCCAGCAGCTCCTGCCTCCACCAGCCCTGGGCCCCGAAGCCCAAAGCCTCTGGCCTGTAGCCGCCTCGGCAGGAACAAGGGTTTCTCCCGTGGGTCTGGGGCCCCAGCTTCACCCTCTGCCTCCCATCCCCAGGGCCTAGATTCAGCCCTCAAGCCACACTGA
- the Renbp gene encoding N-acylglucosamine 2-epimerase has translation MSGGLRVQQDMEKEWETLRAWKERMGQELDRVVAFWMEHSHDQEHGGFFTCLGRDGQVYDNLKYVWLQGRQVWMYCRLYRKFQRFRRSELLDSAKAGGEFLLRYARVAPPDKKCAFVLTQSGLPVKVQRTIFSECFYTMAMNELWRVTGEERYQNEAVEMMDQIVHWVREDSSGLGRPQLPGAPAAESMAVPMMLLNLVEQLGEADEELAGKYAELGDWCAQRILQHVQRDGQAVLENVSEDGKELSGCLGRHQNPGHALEAGWFLLRHAFRTGNPELRAHVIEKFLLLSFHSGWDPEHGGLFYFQDADNLCPTQLEWDMKLWWPHSEAMIAFLMGYSDSGDPALLHLFYQVAEYTFRQFRDPEYGEWFGYLNREGQVALTIKGGPFKGCFHVPRCLAMCEEMLGALLSRLASAPAPAPTCSPPADPAL, from the exons ATGAGCGGGGGTCTCCGAGTGCAACAG GACATGGAAAAGGAGTGGGAGACTCTGCGAGCCTGGAAGGAGCGTATGGGGCAGGAGCTGGACCGAGTAGTAGCTTTCTGGATGGAGCATTCCCATGACCAGGAGCATGG GGGCTTCTTCACATGCCTGGGCCGAGATGGGCAGGTGTATGACAACCTGAAATATGTCTGGCTGCAGGGGAGACAG GTATGGATGTATTGTCGTTTGTACCGCAAGTTCCAGCGCTTCCGCCGTTCTGAACTTCTGGACTCAGCCAAAGCAG GTGGCGAGTTTTTGCTGCGTTATGCGCGGGTGGCACCTCCTGACAAGAAGTGTGCCTTTGTGCTGACTCAGAGCGGCCTCCCTGTCAAGGTGCAGAGGACCATCTTCAGCGAGTGTTTCTACACCATGGCCATGAATGAGCTGTGGAGGGTGACAGGGGAAGAGCGTTACCAG AATGAAGCAGTGGAAATGATGGATCAGATCGTCCACTGGGTACGAGAGGACTCATCGGGGCTTGGTCGGCCCCAGTTGCCAGGGGCTCCGGCTGCAGAGTCCATGGCAGTGCCCATGATGCTACTCAACCTGGTAGAGCAGCTTGGGGAGGCAGATGAGGAGCTGGCAGGCAAATATGCAGAGCTGGGAGACTGGTGTGCCCAGAGGATTCTGCAGCatgtccag AGGGATGGACAAGCTGTGCTGGAGAACGTGTCAGAGGATGGCAAAGAACTCTCTGGTTGTTTGGGGAGACACCAGAACCCAG gcCATGCATTGGAAGCTGGCTGGTTCCTGCTTCGTCATGCCTTCAGGACAGGCAATCCTGAACTTCGTGCTCATGTCATAGAGAAGTTCCTGTTGTTGTCTTTCCACTCTGGGTGGGACCCTGAGCATGGAGGCCTCTTCTACTTCCAGGATGCTGACAACCTCTGCCCTACCCAG CTGGAGTGGGATATGAAGCTCTGGTGGCCACACAGTGAGGCCATGATTGCCTTCCTCATGGGTTATAGTGACAGTGGGGACCCTGCCTTGCTACACCTCTTCTATCAGGTGGCTGAGTACACCTTCCGCCAG TTTCGAGATCCCGAGTATGGGGAGTGGTTTGGCTATCTAAATCGAGAGGGGCAGGTCGCCCTCACCATTAAGGGGGGTCCTTTCAAAG GCTGCTTCCACGTGCCGCGGTGCCTAGCCATGTGCGAAGAGATGCTGGGCGCTCTGCTGAGCCGCCTGGCCtcagcccccgcccccgcccccacctgCTCCCCGCCCGCTGACCCCGCCCTCTGA
- the Arhgap4 gene encoding rho GTPase-activating protein 4 isoform X1, with translation MAAHGKLRRERGLQAEYEAQVKEMRWQLSEQLRCLELQGELRRELLQELAEFMRRRAEVELEYSRGLDKLAERFASRGGRLGGNSREQQSFRKEPSLLSSLHCWAVLLQQTRQQSRDSAALSEVLAGPLAQRLSHIAEDVGRIVRKSKDLVQQLQDELLEVVSELQTAKKTYQVYHVDSMNAEAKLREAERQEEKRAGRSAPAATTTSTTSEAGPLRKSSLKKGGKLVEKRQAKFLEHKLKCTKARNEYLLSLASVNAAVSNYYLHDVLDLMDCCDTGFHLALGQVLRSYTAAESRTQASQMQGLGSLEEALEALDPSGDKAKVLEVHSMAFCPPLRFDYQPHEGDEVAEIRVEMELRDEILPRAQNIQSRLDRQTIETEEVNKTLKATLQALLEVVASDDGDMLDSFQASPSTESLKSTSSDPGTRQAGRRRGQQQETETFYMTKLQEYLSGRSVLAKLQAKHEKLQEALQRGDKEEREMSWSQYTQRKFQKNRHPRPTSQYNQRLFGGDMEKFIQSSGQPVPLVVESCIRFINLNGLQHEGIFRVSGAQPRISEIRDAFERGEDPLVEGCTAHDLDSVAGVLKLYFRSLEPPLFPPDLFNELLASAELEAVAERVEPVSRLLARLPGPVLVVLRYLFTFLNHLAQYSDENMMDPYNLAVCFGPTLLPVPAGQDPVALQGRVNQLVQTLILQPAQVFPALATLPGPVYEKCMAPPSASCLGDALLEIPVGENEPELEAGTSAQEDDLEGVVEAVACFTYTGRTAQELTFQRGDILRLHARASSDWWRGEHAGVRGLIPHKYITLPEGSEMGTPPEAVDPSGHKRHCLVPTSPERHVEVDKAVAQNMDSVFKELLGKAAVRQGLGPAAPASTSPGPRSPKPLACSRLGRNKGFSRGSGAPASPSASHPQGLDSALKPH, from the exons ATGGCGGCGCACGGGAAGCTTCGGCGGGAACGGGGGCTGCAGGCCGAGTACGAGGCGCAAGTGAAAG AGATGCGCTGGCAGCTGAGCGAGCAGCTGCGCTGCCTGGAGCTGCAGGGCGAGCTGCGGAGAGAGCTGCTGCAGGAACTGGCCGAGTTCATGCGACGGCGCGCCGAGGTGGAGCTGGAGTACTCCCGAGGCCTGGACAAGCTGGCCGAACGCTTTGCCAGCCGTGGAGGCCGCCTGGGGGGCAACAGCCGGGAGCAGCAAAGCTTCCG GAAGGAGCCGTCCCTACTGTCCTCCTTGCATTGCTGGGCTGTGTTGCTGCAGCAAACACGGCAGCAGAGCCGGGACAGTGCGGCCCTCAGCGAAGTGCTGGCCGGGCCTCTGGCTCAGCGTCTGAGTCACATCGCAGAGGATGTGGGGCGCATTGTCAGGAAG AGCAAGGACTTGGTGCAACAGCTGCAGGATGAGTTGCTGGAAGTGGTCTCAGAGCTGCAGACG GCCAAGAAGACGTACCAGGTGTATCATGTAGACAGCATGAATGCCGAGGCGAAGCTCCGGGAAGCTGAGCGGCAAGAGGAGAAGCGGGCAGGCCGGAGTGCCcctgctgccaccaccaccagcaccacctcTGAGGCAGGGCCACTCCGCAAGAGCTCCCTCAAGAAGGGGGGAAAGCTGGTGGAGAAG CGTCAGGCCAAATTCTTGGAACACAAACTCAAGTGCACCAAGGCACGCAATGAGTACCTGCTCAGCCTGGCCAGTGTCAATGCCGCCGTCAGCAACTACTACTTGCATGATGTCTTGGACCTCATGGAT TGCTGTGATACAGGCTTCCACTTGGCCCTGGGACAGGTGCTCCGGAGCTACACAGCTGCAGAGAGCCGCACCCAAGCCTCCCAGATGCAGGGCCTGGGCAGCCTGGAAGAAGCTCTGGAGGCCCTGGATCCTTCAGGGGACAAAGCCAAGGTGCTTGAGGTGCACTCAATGGCTTTCTGTCCCCCACTGCGTTTTGACTACCAGCCACATGAGGGTGATGAG GTGGCTGAGATCCGGGTTGAGATGGAGCTGCGGGACGAGATTCTGCCCAGAGCCCAGAATATCCAGAGTCGTCTGGACCGACAGACCATTGAGACAGAGGAG GTGAACAAGACATTGAAGGCAACGCTGCAGGCTCTGCTAGAGGTGGTAGCATCAGATGATGGGGACATGCTCGATTCTTTCCAGGCTAGTCCTTCCACCGAGTCCCTCAAGTCCACCAGCTCAGACCCAGGCACTCGGCAGGCAGGCCGGAGACGGGGACAGCAACAGGAGACAGAGACCTTCTATATGACG AAGCTCCAGGAATATCTAAGTGGACGGAGTGTCCTTGCCAAGCTTCAGGCCAAGCATGAGAAGCTGCAGGAGGCCTTACAACGAG gtGACAAGGAAGAGCGGGAGATGTCTTG GAGTCaatacacacagagaaaattCCAGAAGAACCGCCACCCCCGTCCTACCTCCCAGTATAACCAGAGACTCTTTGGAGGAGACATGGAGAAGTTTATCCAG agctcaGGCCAGCCTGTTCCCCTGGTGGTAGAGAGCTGTATCCGCTTCATTAACCTCAATG GTCTACAGCATGAGGGCATCTTCCGAGTATCAGGTGCCCAGCCCCGGATCTCAGAGATCCGGGATGCCTTCGAGAGAG gaGAGGACCCTCTGGTAGAAGGCTGCACTGCCCATGACCTGGACTCAGTGGCCGGGGTGCTGAAGCTCTACTTCCGGAGCCTGGAGCCCCCACTCTTCCCCCCAGACCTGTTCAATGAGCTGTTGGCTTCTGCAG AGCTGGAGGCTGTGGCTGAGCGGGTGGAGCCTGTGAGCCGCCTGCTGGCCCGGCTGCCTGGCCCCGTGCTGGTGGTTCTGCGCTACCTTTTCACCTTCCTCAACCA CCTGGCCCAGTACAGCGATGAGAACATGATGGACCCCTACAACCTGGCTGTGTGCTTTGGGCCGACGCTGCTGCCCGTGCCTGCTGGACAGGACCCAGTGGCCTTGCAGGGCCGGGTGAACCAGCTGGTGCAGACACTCATCCTGCAGCCTGCACAGGTTTTCCCAGCCCTGGCCACACTGCCAGGCCCTGTCTATGAGAAGTGCATGGCGCCACCTTCGGCCAGCTGCCTGGG GGATGCCTTGCTGGAGATCCCTGTGGGGGAGAACGAGCCAGAGCTGGAAGCTGGGACCTCAGCTCAAGAGGATG ACCTGGAGGGGGTTGTGGAGGCCGTGGCCTGCTTCACCTACACAGGCCGCACGGCCCAGGAGCTGACCTTTCAGCGAGGGGATATTCTGCGGCTGCATGCACGGGCCTCAAGTGATTGGTGGCGGGGGGAGCATGCTGGCGTGCGGGGACTCATTCCCCACAAGTACATCACGCTGCCTGAGGG GTCAGAGATGGGCACCCCACCTGAGGCTGTGGACCCCTCTGGACACAAACGACACTGCTTGGTCCCAACCTCCCCAGAGCGACATGTGGAGGTGGATAAG GCTGTGGCACAGAACATGGACTCCGTGTTTAAGGAGCTCTTGGGGAAGGCTGCTGTCCGCCAGGGCCTTGGGCCAGCAGCTCCTGCCTCCACCAGCCCTGGGCCCCGAAGCCCAAAGCCTCTGGCCTGTAGCCGCCTCGGCAGGAACAAGGGTTTCTCCCGTGGGTCTGGGGCCCCAGCTTCACCCTCTGCCTCCCATCCCCAGGGCCTAGATTCAGCCCTCAAGCCACACTGA
- the Avpr2 gene encoding vasopressin V2 receptor produces MLLASTTSAVPGPLSPLSPPSNGSREESLDTRDPLLARAELALLSTVFVAVALSNGLVLGALVRRGRRGRWAPMHVFIGHLCLADLAVALFQVLPQLAWDATDRFRGPDALCRAVKYLQMVGMYASSYMILAMTLDRHRAICRPMLAYRHGGGARWNRPVLVAWAFSLLLSLPQLFIFAQRDVGDGSGVFDCWARFAEPWGLRAYVTWIALMVFVAPALGIAACQVLIFREIHASLVPGPSERAGGRHRRHRTGSPREGARVSAAMAKTVRMTLVIVIVYVLCWAPFFLVQLWAAWDPEAPLEGPPFVLLMLLASLNSCTNPWIYASFSSSVSSELRSLLCCARVQAPPSLGPQDESCATASSSLAKDTFS; encoded by the exons ATGCTGCTGGCCTCCACCACCTCCG CTGTGCCTGGGCCCCTCTCTCCACTTAGCCCGCCAAGCAACGGCAGCCGGGAGGAGTCATTGGACACCAGGGACCCATTGCTAGCCCGGGCAGAACTGGCCCTACTTTCCACAGTCTTTGTGGCTGTGGCCTTGAGCAATGGCTTGGTACTGGGGGCCCTAGTACGACGTGGCCGGCGCGGCCGCTGGGCACCCATGCACGTCTTCATTGGCCACTTGTGCCTAGCAGACCTGGCTGTGGCTCTATTTCAAGTGCTGCCCCAGCTGGCTTGGGATGCCACCGACCGCTTCCGTGGGCCTGATGCCCTGTGTCGGGCCGTCAAGTACCTGCAGATGGTGGGCATGTATGCTTCCTCCTACATGATCCTGGCCATGACGCTAGACCGCCACCGCGCCATCTGCCGCCCCATGCTGGCATACCGCCATGGAGGTGGGGCTCGCTGGAACCGGCCAGTGCTGGTGGCCTGGGCCTTCTCGCTTCTTCTCAGCCTGCCTCAGCTATTCATCTTTGCCCAGCGTGATGTGGGAGATGGCAGCGGGGTCTTCGACTGCTGGGCCCGCTTTGCAGAGCCCTGGGGCCTTCGTGCCTATGTCACCTGGATTGCCCTGATGGTGTTTGTGGCACCTGCCCTGGGTATTGCTGCCTGCCAGGTTCTCATCTTCCGGGAGATTCATGCCAGTCTGGTGCCAGGGCCAtcagaaagggctggggggcgCCACAGAAGGCACCGGACAGGCAGTCCCAGAGAGGGAGCCCGGGTGTCAGCAGCCATGGCCAAGACTGTGAGGATGACACTGGTGATTGTGATCGTCTACGTGCTATGCTGGGCACCCTTCTTCCTTGTGCAGCTGTGGGCAGCATGGGACCCAGAGGCACCTCTGGAAG GGCCCCCCTTCGTGCTGCTCATGTTGCTGGCCAGCCTCAACAGCTGTACCAACCCCTGGATCTATGCTTCCTTCAGCAGCAGCGTCTCCTCAGAGCTGCGCAGCTTGCTCTGCTGTGCTCGGGTGCAGGCCCCACCCAGCCTGGGGCCCCAAGACGAGTCCTGTGCCACTGCCAGCTCCTCCCTGGCCAAGGATACTTTCTCCTGA
- the Naa10 gene encoding N-alpha-acetyltransferase 10, giving the protein MNIRNARPEDLMNMQHCNLLCLPENYQMKYYFYHGLSWPQLSYIAEDENGKIVGYVLAKMEEDPDDVPHGHITSLAVKRSHRRLGLAQKLMDQASRAMIENFNAKYVSLHVRKSNRAALHLYSNTLNFQISEVEPKYYADGEDAYAMKRDLTQMADELRRHLELKEKGRHVVLGAIENKVESKGNLLPSSGEVCREEKGLAAEDSGGDSKDLSEVSETTESTDVKDSSEASDSAS; this is encoded by the exons ATGAACATCCGCAATGCGAGG CCTGAGGACCTGATGAACATGCAGCACTGCAACCTCCTCTGCCTGCCTGAGAACTATCAGATGAAATACTACTTCTACCATGGCCTCTCCTGGCCCCAG CTCTCTTACATTGCTGAGGATGAGAATGGGAAGATTGTGGGGTATGTCCTGGCCAAAAT GGAAGAGGACCCAGATGATGTGCCTCATGGACATATCACCTCACTG GCTGTGAAACGTTCCCACAGGCGCCTTGGCCTGGCTCAGAAGCTGATGGATCAGGCCTCCCGAGCCATGATAGAGAACTTCAATGCCAAATACGTCTCCCTGCATGTCAGGAAGAG TAACCGGGCCGCCCTGCACCTCTATTCCAACACCCTCAACTTTCA GATCAGCGAAGTGGAGCCCAAATACTATGCAGATGGGGAAGATGCATATGCAATGAAGCGGGACCTCACCCAGATGGCTGATGAG CTGAGGCGGCATCTGGAGCTGAAAGAAAAGGGCAGGCACGTGGTCCTGGGTGCCATTGAGAACAAGGTGGAGAGCAAAGGCAATTTGCTTCCCAGCTCAGGAGAGGTCTGTCGTGAGGAGAAAGGCCTGGCTGCTGAGGATAGTGGCGGGGACAGCAAAGACCTCAGTGAGGTCAGCGAGACCACAGAGAGCACGGATGTCAAGGACAGCTCAGAGgcctctgactcagcctcctag